Proteins encoded in a region of the Haloglomus salinum genome:
- a CDS encoding universal stress protein: protein MVLLVPYDGSSLATAALARAEEFSLFADEEVVVLSVLPDDEEFARTRGWVGADEPYDPEAVAADLRARAREVAPDARFRVERLESDESNLLANVTTDITRRIREVAAEEDVSVLFIGSENAGRVSRPLTSVGSSVSGDPRYDVHIVRHPRDNDPSRGEV from the coding sequence ATGGTTCTGCTAGTCCCGTACGACGGGTCGTCGCTCGCGACGGCAGCCCTGGCCCGGGCGGAGGAGTTCTCGCTGTTCGCCGACGAGGAGGTCGTCGTGCTGTCGGTGCTCCCGGACGACGAGGAGTTCGCCCGGACCCGCGGCTGGGTCGGGGCGGACGAACCGTACGACCCGGAGGCGGTGGCAGCGGACCTCCGGGCACGGGCGCGCGAGGTCGCTCCGGACGCGCGCTTCCGCGTGGAGCGGCTCGAGTCCGACGAGTCGAACCTGCTCGCGAACGTCACGACCGATATCACGCGCCGGATCCGCGAGGTGGCCGCCGAGGAGGACGTCAGCGTCCTCTTCATCGGGTCCGAGAACGCCGGCCGCGTCTCGCGGCCGCTGACCAGCGTCGGCTCCTCCGTCTCCGGAGACCCACGCTACGATGTCCACATCGTCCGGCATCCGCGGGATAACGACCCCTCGCGGGGGGAGGTCTGA
- a CDS encoding luciferase family protein, translated as MPHDIDRATGRRSPSPANPFRFNLRRVVGGARLLLTEASPWRLAFQRRIGDLKADLVAEVADWPAVETAPHRYGGTEFLVGGREIGHVHDWGLTDIPFVRPVGEAVVTSGIAARHHVLPDSGWATTFLETPADRDRIRDLLWLSWCWHVANFDPTGASLDRASTEREVRALSLDESVTEVFLSALDSRA; from the coding sequence GTGCCCCACGACATCGACCGGGCCACCGGCAGGCGTTCGCCGTCACCAGCGAATCCGTTCCGATTCAACCTCAGGCGGGTCGTCGGCGGGGCCCGGCTCCTGCTGACGGAGGCCTCGCCGTGGCGACTCGCCTTCCAGCGCCGCATCGGCGACCTGAAGGCCGACCTCGTGGCAGAGGTGGCTGACTGGCCGGCCGTCGAGACGGCCCCACATCGGTACGGCGGCACGGAGTTCCTCGTCGGGGGCCGGGAGATCGGCCACGTCCACGACTGGGGACTGACCGACATCCCCTTCGTCCGGCCCGTGGGGGAGGCAGTCGTCACGTCCGGCATCGCGGCTCGCCACCACGTGCTTCCCGACTCGGGCTGGGCGACGACGTTCCTCGAGACGCCCGCGGACCGTGACCGTATCCGCGACCTGCTCTGGCTCTCGTGGTGCTGGCACGTCGCCAACTTCGACCCGACGGGTGCGAGCCTCGACCGTGCGTCCACCGAACGGGAGGTACGGGCGCTGTCGCTGGATGAATCAGTCACCGAGGTGTTCCTGTCGGCACTCGACTCGCGAGCCTGA
- a CDS encoding amino acid-binding protein — protein sequence MEKFEDSPSQQAVVRLLLARGFSVNEDGRVVSGGIEIPNTGIAREIGVDRRVVDATTDAILDDPELEPIFRNITAIPSLMDLAPVLDLTVLTVSVSDPEASGIVAAVTGILADHDISIRQTISEDPEFTNDPVLYVITEGDLPGAVINEVRDLEFVHRIELE from the coding sequence ATGGAGAAGTTCGAGGACAGTCCCAGCCAGCAAGCCGTCGTCAGACTCCTCCTGGCGCGTGGCTTCTCGGTCAACGAGGACGGCCGTGTCGTCTCGGGCGGTATCGAGATTCCGAACACCGGCATCGCACGCGAGATCGGCGTCGACCGGCGCGTCGTCGACGCCACCACCGACGCCATCCTCGACGACCCCGAACTCGAGCCCATCTTCCGCAACATCACGGCCATCCCGTCGCTGATGGACCTCGCGCCCGTCCTGGATCTGACGGTGCTCACGGTGTCCGTCTCGGACCCGGAGGCGTCGGGCATCGTCGCCGCCGTCACGGGCATCCTCGCGGACCACGACATCTCCATCCGGCAGACCATCTCCGAGGACCCGGAGTTCACCAACGACCCCGTTCTGTATGTCATCACCGAGGGTGACCTCCCGGGCGCGGTCATCAACGAGGTCCGCGACCTCGAGTTCGTCCATCGCATCGAACTGGAGTAA
- the queC gene encoding 7-cyano-7-deazaguanine synthase QueC, producing the protein MSDSENTPTDDGRTESADTPSGADQATDRPYEDGTPENRAVILVSGGMDSATAVYEAMDRGYEPFFLHTSYGQRTEDREFACARELADTVGAEFLHVETEHLARIGASSLTDEELEVADADLDSDEVPTSYVPFRNANLLSMAVSYAEANGCTAVFIGAHAEDFSGYPDCRPEFFEAFEQVVDVGTKPGTDITIEAPFVEWSKTDIAERGLELAVPYEQTWSCYRSEEPACGTCDACAFRLQAFQRLGVRDPIDYAERPDYT; encoded by the coding sequence ATGAGCGACTCCGAGAACACCCCGACCGACGACGGCAGAACCGAGAGTGCAGACACCCCCTCCGGTGCGGACCAGGCCACGGACCGCCCGTACGAGGACGGCACTCCCGAGAACCGTGCGGTCATCCTCGTCTCCGGCGGGATGGACTCGGCGACGGCGGTCTACGAGGCGATGGACCGGGGGTACGAGCCGTTCTTCCTGCACACCTCCTACGGCCAGCGCACCGAGGACCGGGAGTTCGCGTGTGCCCGTGAGCTGGCCGACACCGTCGGCGCGGAGTTCCTCCACGTCGAGACCGAGCATCTCGCGCGCATCGGCGCGTCCTCGCTCACCGACGAGGAGCTCGAGGTCGCGGACGCGGACCTGGACAGCGACGAGGTACCGACCTCGTACGTCCCGTTCCGCAACGCGAACCTGCTGTCGATGGCGGTCTCGTACGCCGAAGCGAACGGCTGTACGGCGGTGTTCATCGGTGCGCACGCCGAGGACTTCTCCGGCTATCCGGACTGCCGTCCGGAGTTCTTCGAGGCGTTCGAGCAGGTCGTCGACGTGGGGACGAAACCCGGGACCGACATCACCATCGAGGCCCCGTTCGTCGAGTGGTCGAAGACCGACATCGCCGAGCGCGGCCTCGAACTCGCGGTCCCCTACGAGCAGACGTGGTCGTGCTACCGCTCCGAGGAACCGGCGTGTGGTACCTGCGACGCCTGTGCGTTCCGGTTGCAGGCGTTCCAGCGCCTCGGCGTTCGCGACCCCATCGACTACGCGGAGCGTCCCGACTACACCTGA